The following proteins come from a genomic window of Bactrocera tryoni isolate S06 chromosome 1, CSIRO_BtryS06_freeze2, whole genome shotgun sequence:
- the LOC120766297 gene encoding cytochrome b-c1 complex subunit Rieske, mitochondrial-like codes for MFNGFCSALRTTILNVLLPRRNAFLYMIRRNRNFANRDSPLRKILTACPPSTLLARNCTHLLVPLAFVNKNFSSLTLQLRNLHNDMKVPDFSDYRRQTENPDDPKDNCAEQRKTFSYAIVAAGAIGSCYAAKGLVHAFVSSMSATADVLAMAKIEIKLKDIPEGKSVTFKWRGKPLFIRHRTEAEIEGVRSVNISTLRDPESDDKRVKDPRWLVVIGVCTHLGCVPIANAGDFGGYYCPCHGSHFDASGRVRKGPAPLNLAVPNYEFSDEETLLVG; via the coding sequence ATGTTTAACGGGTTTTGTAGTGCTCTTAGAACAACAATTCTGAATGTGCTTTTGCCTCGGCGCAATGCATTCCTGTACATGATACGTCGCAATAGGAACTTTGCCAATCGTGATTCCCCTTTGAGAAAGATTTTGACAGCTTGTCCACCTTCGACTCTCCTCGCCAGGAATTGCACGCATTTGTTAGTGCCACTCGCATTCGTTAATAAGAATTTTTCATCGCTCACGCTACAACTGCGAAACCTACATAATGACATGAAGGTACCGGATTTTTCAGACTATCGTCGGCAAACGGAAAACCCGGATGACCCAAAAGATAATTGTGCTGAACAGCGAAAAACCTTTTCATATGCCATCGTTGCGGCCGGCGCCATCGGCAGTTGCTATGCTGCCAAAGGTTTAGTACACGCCTTCGTCAGCTCAATGAGCGCAACCGCCGATGTATTGGCTATGGCCAAGATTGAGATCAAATTGAAAGACATACCCGAGGGCAAGTCAGTGACATTCAAATGGCGTGGTAAACCGTTATTCATACGACATCGCACGGAAGCTGAAATCGAAGGTGTGCGTTCAGTAAATATATCGACTTTACGCGACCCAGAATCGGATGATAAACGTGTCAAGGATCCGCGTTGGCTGGTGGTAATCGGTGTCTGCACACATTTGGGTTGTGTGCCAATTGCCAATGCTGGCGATTTCGGCGGTTACTACTGCCCATGTCATGGCTCGCATTTCGATGCGTCGGGTCGTGTACGTAAAGGACCTGCCCCGCTCAATTTGGCAGTACCTAATTATGAATTTTCCGATGAAGAAACATTGCTGGTAGGTTGA